One window from the genome of Rhodothermales bacterium encodes:
- a CDS encoding four helix bundle protein, which produces MAALRQFEDVKAWQHARELTGCIYATCRAGTLAKDFGLRDQLQRAAVSVMSNIAEGFGRRGDKQFAHFLDIAHGSAAEVQSLLYVALDAGHLTEETFRRLYVLADETAALVTGSNKYLRRN; this is translated from the coding sequence ATGGCGGCACTCCGACAGTTCGAAGATGTCAAAGCGTGGCAGCACGCCAGAGAGCTCACCGGTTGCATCTATGCAACGTGCCGTGCAGGCACGCTCGCGAAGGATTTCGGACTCCGAGACCAACTCCAGCGGGCAGCCGTCTCAGTCATGAGCAATATCGCTGAGGGGTTCGGTCGTCGCGGGGACAAGCAGTTCGCCCATTTCCTCGATATCGCTCACGGCTCCGCCGCCGAAGTCCAATCTCTCCTCTACGTCGCGCTCGATGCCGGCCACCTGACCGAGGAGACGTTCCGGCGACTTTACGTCCTGGCCGACGAAACGGCCGCCCTCGTCACCGGCTCTAACAAGTACCTCCGCCGCAACTGA
- a CDS encoding DUF2279 domain-containing protein, translating to MPLLRPAFSTARRTARRACTNAVRAGAVAGLIVVLAFPAAAQQTAEPVPLPPDSARFFLYDARLATLDTTRQVALAEPAPRLNYWRITAVAGLSAGAGLAVLETQRRRWWADRNPRFRILNDWDYVRWSDKAGHVYSSSIFTRFYRTSFRWAGLSERDAALWGAGAAWTQMFYYEVLDGFGPLWGFSPGDLAANTLGVGFTTAKEFVPALEPFSVKASYWPSGWEGKNFTDDYAGQTLWLTANLHGLAPDGALKEALPEWLNIAVGYGARDLDEREYLTTSTVYLALDIEPTILPFEGKVWDTIAGWLHYGHFPAPGIRLTPRPAFVLVAY from the coding sequence GTGCCCCTACTTCGTCCCGCCTTTTCGACAGCGCGCCGCACGGCACGACGTGCCTGCACGAACGCTGTGCGCGCGGGGGCCGTCGCTGGGCTCATCGTCGTCCTCGCCTTCCCGGCTGCGGCACAGCAGACGGCCGAGCCCGTCCCGCTGCCGCCCGACTCCGCGCGGTTCTTCCTCTACGACGCGAGGCTCGCGACGCTCGACACGACGCGGCAGGTCGCGCTGGCAGAGCCCGCTCCCCGTCTCAACTACTGGCGCATCACCGCCGTCGCCGGCCTCAGCGCGGGCGCGGGGCTCGCCGTGCTGGAGACGCAGCGCCGCCGTTGGTGGGCCGACCGCAACCCCCGCTTCCGCATCCTCAACGACTGGGACTACGTCCGCTGGTCCGACAAAGCCGGCCACGTCTACTCCTCCTCGATCTTCACCCGGTTCTACCGCACGTCCTTCCGCTGGGCCGGGCTGAGCGAGCGCGACGCCGCGCTCTGGGGCGCCGGCGCCGCATGGACGCAGATGTTTTACTACGAAGTCCTCGACGGCTTCGGCCCGCTGTGGGGCTTCTCCCCCGGCGACCTCGCCGCGAATACGCTCGGCGTGGGCTTCACGACGGCGAAGGAGTTCGTGCCCGCGCTCGAACCGTTCTCCGTCAAGGCGAGCTACTGGCCGAGCGGGTGGGAAGGCAAGAACTTCACCGACGACTACGCCGGACAGACGCTCTGGTTGACGGCCAACCTCCACGGCCTCGCCCCGGACGGCGCACTCAAAGAGGCCCTCCCGGAGTGGCTGAACATCGCCGTCGGCTACGGCGCCCGCGACCTCGACGAGCGGGAGTACCTCACGACGAGCACCGTCTACCTCGCGCTCGACATCGAGCCGACGATCCTGCCGTTCGAAGGGAAGGTGTGGGACACGATCGCCGGGTGGCTCCACTACGGCCACTTCCCCGCGCCCGGCATCCGGCTCACGCCGCGTCCGGCGTTCGTGCTCGTGGCGTACTGA
- the gyrA gene encoding DNA gyrase subunit A, whose amino-acid sequence MELNETPDGLPSRIIPINIEEEMRSSYIDYSMSVIVSRALPDVRDGLKPVQRRVLYGMNDLGLTPGKAHRKSARIVGEVLGKYHPHGDSSVYQAMVRLAQDFSMRTPLVDGQGNFGSVDGDAAAAMRYTEARMTYAAAALIEDLQKETVDYIPNFDDSLEEPTVFPAALPNLLMNGASGIAVGMATNIPPHNLTELVAGIVALIDDPELTNDELGEFIKAPDFPTGGVIYGYGGIKQAYRTGRGRCVIRAKMHEEILRGTRNALIVTEIPYQVNKSTLIEKIAAGVRDKRIDGITDLRDESDRDGMRIVMELRKDAVPAVVQAQLFKYTQLQQTFGINMVALVHGRPKTLSLREMVQHYIDHRHVIVVRRTEYDLRQAEARAHILEGLVIALDHLDEVIAIIRHSADTESAKHNLMAGVYPERLSAEQRARLELPEGGTGEDDALFSLTELQADAILALRLSRLTGLARDQILDEYRTILQEIERFKSILASRALRMQIIKEELQARGEQFGDERRSEIDYMGGGDIDLEDLIEDEAVIVTVSHQGLVKRTPITEYRQQGRGGRGLIGAGTRDEDFVEHLFTSSTHDYMLFFTDHGQCYWLRVYEVPEGSRTAKGRSIRNLIQIAQDDRVRAVLTVSKANFEDEAFLSTHYVLMATKRGQVKKTSLHAFRRPLVSGIIAIDVVDGDELLEAKLTDGDTDVILGATNGRAIRFHEADARPMGRNTRGVRGMWLDDADELVGMVAVKREGVSVLTVSERGYGKRSSLDDYRVQTRGGKGILTMKTTPKTGALVALKSVVDGDDLMIVTQSGITIRMRVADIREMGRNTQGVRVINLKAGDAIADVTRLILEDDEVVEPSGDGAATPATTPPEAA is encoded by the coding sequence ATGGAGCTCAACGAGACCCCCGACGGCCTCCCGTCCCGCATCATCCCGATCAACATCGAGGAGGAGATGCGCTCCTCCTACATCGACTACTCGATGTCGGTCATCGTCAGCCGCGCGCTGCCCGACGTGCGCGACGGGCTCAAGCCCGTGCAGCGCCGCGTGCTCTACGGCATGAACGACCTCGGGCTCACGCCGGGCAAGGCGCACCGCAAGAGCGCCCGTATCGTCGGCGAGGTGCTCGGCAAGTACCACCCCCACGGCGACTCGTCGGTCTACCAGGCGATGGTCCGGCTCGCGCAGGACTTCTCGATGCGGACGCCGCTCGTGGACGGCCAGGGCAACTTCGGCTCCGTCGACGGCGACGCCGCGGCAGCGATGCGGTACACCGAGGCGCGGATGACGTATGCCGCCGCCGCGCTCATCGAGGACCTCCAGAAGGAGACCGTCGACTACATCCCCAACTTCGACGACTCGCTCGAAGAGCCGACGGTCTTCCCCGCCGCGCTCCCGAACCTGCTGATGAACGGCGCCTCCGGCATCGCCGTCGGCATGGCGACGAACATCCCGCCGCATAACCTCACCGAACTCGTGGCCGGCATCGTCGCCCTCATCGACGACCCGGAGCTGACGAACGACGAGCTCGGCGAGTTCATCAAAGCGCCGGACTTCCCGACGGGCGGCGTGATCTATGGCTACGGCGGCATCAAGCAAGCCTACCGGACCGGGCGCGGGCGCTGCGTGATCCGCGCGAAGATGCACGAGGAGATCCTGCGCGGCACGCGCAACGCGCTCATCGTCACCGAAATCCCGTACCAGGTCAACAAGAGCACGCTGATCGAGAAGATCGCGGCGGGCGTCCGTGACAAGCGGATTGACGGCATCACCGACCTCCGCGACGAGTCCGACCGCGACGGGATGCGGATCGTGATGGAACTGCGGAAGGACGCGGTGCCGGCCGTCGTGCAGGCGCAGCTCTTCAAGTACACCCAGCTCCAGCAGACCTTCGGGATCAACATGGTCGCCCTCGTGCACGGGCGCCCGAAGACCCTCTCGCTCCGCGAGATGGTCCAGCACTACATCGACCACCGCCACGTGATCGTCGTCCGCCGGACGGAGTACGACCTCCGGCAGGCCGAGGCCCGCGCCCACATCCTCGAAGGCCTCGTGATCGCGCTCGACCACCTCGACGAGGTCATCGCGATCATCCGCCACAGCGCGGACACGGAGTCCGCCAAGCACAACCTGATGGCGGGCGTCTACCCCGAGCGCCTATCGGCCGAGCAGCGCGCCCGCCTCGAACTGCCCGAGGGCGGCACCGGCGAAGACGACGCGCTCTTCTCGCTCACCGAACTCCAGGCCGACGCCATCCTCGCCCTCCGGCTCTCGCGGCTGACGGGCCTCGCCCGCGACCAGATCCTCGACGAGTACCGCACGATCCTCCAGGAGATCGAGCGGTTCAAGAGCATCCTCGCCTCGCGCGCCCTCCGGATGCAGATCATCAAAGAGGAGTTGCAGGCGCGCGGCGAGCAGTTCGGTGACGAACGCCGCTCCGAGATCGACTACATGGGCGGCGGCGACATCGACCTCGAAGACCTCATCGAGGACGAGGCGGTGATCGTGACGGTCTCGCACCAGGGCCTCGTCAAGCGGACGCCGATCACGGAGTACCGCCAGCAGGGCCGCGGCGGGCGCGGGCTCATCGGCGCCGGCACGCGCGACGAGGACTTCGTCGAGCACCTCTTCACGTCGTCGACGCACGACTACATGCTCTTCTTCACCGACCACGGCCAGTGCTACTGGCTGCGCGTCTACGAAGTCCCCGAGGGCAGCCGCACGGCGAAGGGCCGGAGCATCCGCAACCTCATCCAGATCGCGCAGGATGACCGCGTCCGCGCCGTCCTCACCGTGTCGAAGGCCAACTTCGAGGACGAGGCGTTCCTCTCGACCCACTACGTGCTCATGGCGACGAAGCGCGGGCAGGTCAAGAAGACCTCGCTCCACGCCTTCCGCCGCCCCCTCGTCTCCGGCATCATCGCGATCGACGTCGTCGACGGCGACGAACTCCTCGAAGCCAAGCTCACCGACGGCGACACCGACGTGATCCTCGGCGCGACGAACGGCCGCGCCATCCGCTTCCACGAGGCCGACGCCCGCCCGATGGGCCGCAACACCCGCGGCGTCCGCGGCATGTGGCTCGACGACGCCGACGAGCTCGTCGGGATGGTCGCCGTCAAGCGCGAGGGTGTGAGCGTGCTCACCGTCTCCGAGCGCGGCTACGGCAAGCGCAGTTCACTCGACGACTACCGCGTGCAGACGCGCGGCGGCAAGGGCATCCTCACGATGAAGACGACGCCGAAGACCGGCGCGCTCGTCGCGCTCAAGAGTGTCGTCGACGGCGACGACCTGATGATCGTGACGCAGAGCGGGATCACGATCCGGATGCGCGTGGCCGACATCCGCGAGATGGGCCGCAACACGCAGGGCGTCCGCGTCATCAACCTCAAAGCCGGCGACGCGATCGCCGACGTGACGCGCCTCATCCTCGAAGACGACGAGGTGGTTGAGCCCAGCGGCGACGGCGCAGCCACACCTGCCACGACGCCACCAGAAGCGGCGTAG
- a CDS encoding YihY/virulence factor BrkB family protein — protein MTLKAIGGMLGETVTRFVGDSAPRLGAALAYYTVISLAPLLLVFVGVMGQVLGREAARGEIVGQVEGAIGPEAAELVQQAIEAAGRDNSGLIATVLGVVALFLGATTVFVNLNGSLNTIWGVEPVPGQGGLLRQVRTFFVNRLTTFAALLGIGFLLVVSLGVSAAIEAAAAFFADRLPVPPGTLRLVNLVVSVGVITLLFAYIYRAIPDVRIAWRDVFTGAFFTAVLFTLGKYLIGLYLGRSSVGSAYGAAGALVVLLVWIYYSALIFFLGAEFTQVYARHRGKPFEPAPGFRAVGAAAPSEAGETENNRTRDPDTE, from the coding sequence ATGACTCTCAAAGCGATCGGCGGCATGCTGGGCGAGACGGTCACGCGGTTCGTCGGGGACAGCGCGCCGCGGCTCGGGGCGGCGCTCGCCTATTACACCGTGATCTCGCTGGCGCCGCTCCTGCTCGTGTTCGTCGGCGTGATGGGGCAGGTGCTCGGGCGGGAGGCGGCGCGCGGCGAGATCGTCGGGCAGGTGGAGGGGGCGATCGGGCCGGAGGCAGCGGAGCTCGTGCAGCAAGCCATTGAGGCGGCCGGCCGGGATAACTCGGGCCTCATCGCGACGGTCCTCGGCGTGGTGGCTCTCTTCCTCGGAGCGACGACGGTCTTCGTCAACCTCAACGGCTCGCTCAACACGATCTGGGGCGTGGAGCCCGTGCCCGGGCAGGGCGGGTTGCTCCGCCAGGTCCGCACCTTCTTCGTGAACCGGCTGACGACGTTCGCGGCCCTCCTCGGCATCGGGTTCCTGCTCGTCGTCTCGCTCGGGGTGAGCGCCGCCATCGAAGCCGCTGCGGCGTTCTTCGCCGACCGGCTGCCGGTCCCGCCGGGGACGCTCCGCCTCGTCAACCTCGTCGTGTCGGTCGGCGTCATCACGCTGCTCTTCGCCTACATCTACCGGGCGATCCCGGACGTCCGCATCGCGTGGCGCGACGTGTTCACCGGGGCCTTTTTCACCGCCGTCCTGTTCACGTTAGGGAAATACCTCATCGGGCTCTACCTTGGGCGGAGCTCGGTCGGGTCGGCGTATGGCGCGGCGGGTGCCCTCGTCGTGCTGCTCGTGTGGATCTATTACTCGGCGCTGATTTTCTTCCTCGGTGCCGAGTTCACGCAGGTCTACGCGAGGCACCGAGGGAAGCCGTTCGAGCCCGCGCCCGGTTTCCGAGCGGTCGGAGCGGCGGCTCCGTCGGAGGCGGGTGAGACGGAAAACAACCGGACGCGAGATCCCGATACCGAATAG
- a CDS encoding Uma2 family endonuclease codes for MTDPTQALLNSPTLPRHVERLRRVLDDEAARRARFVDEIQPHEKGEFINGEIVMASPALHRHNLVSSRLANLLGAYILDRGLGVLVFEKAMVSLTRNDYEPDLAFFDRDAAAELTGDTLRYPAPDLAVEILSPSSEQRDRGVKFEDYAAHGVTEYWIVDPDVETVEQYVLGDGEDEYTLRMKSATGELASVAVEGFAVPVRALFDDAANVAALRALLA; via the coding sequence ATGACCGATCCGACTCAGGCTCTCCTCAACTCGCCGACGTTGCCGCGTCACGTCGAGCGTCTCCGCCGCGTGCTCGACGACGAGGCGGCCCGCCGCGCGCGCTTCGTGGATGAGATTCAGCCGCACGAAAAGGGCGAGTTCATCAACGGAGAAATCGTCATGGCGTCCCCCGCCTTGCACCGCCATAATCTTGTTTCATCCCGTCTCGCCAACCTGCTCGGAGCTTACATCCTGGATCGAGGCCTCGGCGTGCTCGTGTTCGAGAAGGCGATGGTATCACTGACGCGGAACGATTACGAGCCGGATCTCGCCTTCTTCGACCGAGATGCGGCAGCCGAACTCACCGGCGACACGCTCCGGTATCCCGCGCCCGACCTCGCCGTGGAGATCCTCAGCCCGAGCAGCGAGCAGCGCGACCGTGGTGTCAAGTTCGAGGACTACGCCGCCCACGGCGTGACCGAATACTGGATCGTGGACCCCGATGTGGAGACCGTCGAGCAGTACGTGCTGGGCGACGGTGAGGACGAGTACACGCTGCGGATGAAATCGGCCACGGGCGAGCTCGCGAGCGTCGCCGTCGAGGGCTTCGCCGTGCCCGTCCGCGCGCTCTTCGACGACGCGGCGAACGTCGCGGCCCTGCGGGCGCTGCTGGCGTGA
- the pyk gene encoding pyruvate kinase: MERRTKIVCTLGPASSSREVIRGLIEAGMDVARLNFSHGTHDDHRAVIRLIREESERAGRVVPILQDLQGPKIRLGAVEQGGVLIHKGHELTLTSVPLEVSNQERAFVSYDSLADDVHPGGRILIDDGLIELRVKSVNGTEVLTEVVVGGPLRSKKGVNLPHIRTSAPSMTEKDIEDLEFGLGNNVDFIALSFVRTSSDVDALIDRVRASGREVGIIAKIEKPEAVEHFDEILDRVDGIMIARGDLGIEMPMQEVPIVQKQIIRKCLDAAKPVITATQMLESMIDNPRPTRAEASDVANAVLDGSDCVMLSGETAAGKYPVRTVEAMNEIIRFAEDNRRMLGGWQAASEVHADEGRVTQAISYTAVQLASETGAVAIACLTHSGGTARAVARHRPKVPVFAFTDNQRIVGQMAMVWGTRGIGIPFQHHTDDGIGTVRRILTEQGIVKPGDSIIITAGLPLPSKGLTNMVHVSRL, from the coding sequence ATGGAACGTCGCACCAAGATCGTCTGCACCCTCGGCCCTGCTTCCTCCAGCCGTGAAGTCATCCGCGGGTTGATCGAGGCCGGGATGGACGTGGCCCGGCTCAACTTCTCGCACGGCACCCACGACGACCACCGGGCCGTGATCCGGCTCATCCGCGAGGAGTCCGAGCGCGCGGGCCGCGTCGTCCCCATCCTGCAGGACTTGCAGGGGCCGAAGATCCGGCTCGGGGCCGTCGAGCAGGGCGGCGTGCTGATCCACAAAGGGCACGAGCTCACGCTCACGAGCGTGCCGCTCGAGGTCAGCAACCAGGAGCGCGCGTTCGTCTCGTACGACTCGCTCGCCGACGACGTGCACCCCGGCGGGCGCATCCTCATCGACGACGGGCTGATCGAGCTCCGCGTCAAGTCGGTGAACGGGACCGAGGTCCTGACCGAAGTCGTCGTCGGCGGGCCGCTGCGCTCGAAGAAGGGCGTGAACCTCCCGCATATCCGCACGTCGGCGCCGTCGATGACGGAGAAGGACATCGAGGACCTCGAGTTCGGGCTGGGCAACAACGTCGACTTCATCGCGCTCTCGTTCGTCCGCACGAGCAGCGACGTCGACGCCCTCATCGACCGCGTGCGCGCGAGCGGGCGCGAGGTCGGGATCATCGCGAAGATCGAGAAGCCCGAGGCCGTCGAGCACTTCGACGAGATCCTCGACCGCGTGGACGGCATCATGATCGCGCGCGGCGACCTCGGCATCGAGATGCCGATGCAGGAGGTGCCGATCGTGCAGAAGCAGATCATCCGGAAGTGCCTCGACGCCGCGAAGCCCGTCATCACGGCGACGCAGATGCTGGAGTCGATGATCGACAACCCGCGCCCGACGCGTGCCGAGGCGTCGGACGTGGCGAACGCCGTGCTCGACGGGAGCGACTGCGTGATGCTCTCGGGCGAGACCGCCGCGGGGAAGTATCCCGTCCGCACCGTCGAGGCGATGAACGAGATCATCCGCTTCGCCGAGGACAACCGCCGCATGCTCGGCGGCTGGCAGGCCGCTTCCGAAGTCCACGCCGACGAGGGCCGGGTGACGCAGGCCATCTCGTACACCGCCGTCCAACTCGCGTCGGAGACCGGCGCCGTCGCGATCGCCTGCCTGACGCACTCCGGCGGCACGGCGCGGGCCGTGGCGCGGCACCGCCCGAAGGTGCCCGTCTTCGCCTTCACCGACAACCAGCGCATCGTCGGGCAGATGGCGATGGTGTGGGGCACGCGCGGCATCGGCATCCCCTTCCAGCACCACACCGACGACGGGATCGGGACCGTCCGCCGCATCCTCACGGAGCAGGGCATCGTGAAGCCAGGCGACTCGATCATCATCACGGCGGGCCTCCCGCTCCCGTCGAAGGGCCTGACGAACATGGTGCACGTGAGCCGGCTGTGA
- a CDS encoding response regulator transcription factor, with protein sequence MTDQKEGRAAKRLLVVDDHPIVRHGLVQLLEQEQGFEVAAQAGTAAEALRLAEQGGYDLAIIDVSLQGVSGLELVKQIRERGVETPILMMSMHDEAFYAERALRAGAQGYVMKQRATADISAAIDRVLGGDLYLSDNLSDKLVRQAITGESGPDSAGVAQLSDRELEVLQLLGQGVPTREVADRLNLSVKTIESYRANIKRKLELNNATELMQYAVKWVQTSGDI encoded by the coding sequence ATGACTGATCAGAAAGAGGGCCGCGCGGCGAAGCGCCTGTTGGTCGTGGACGACCACCCGATCGTGCGGCATGGCCTCGTCCAGCTCCTCGAGCAGGAGCAGGGCTTCGAGGTGGCCGCGCAGGCCGGGACCGCCGCCGAGGCGCTCCGCCTCGCCGAGCAGGGCGGGTACGACCTCGCCATCATCGACGTCTCGCTCCAGGGCGTGTCCGGGCTCGAACTCGTCAAGCAGATTCGGGAGCGCGGCGTGGAGACGCCGATCCTGATGATGAGCATGCACGACGAGGCGTTCTACGCGGAGCGGGCGCTGCGGGCGGGGGCGCAGGGCTACGTCATGAAGCAGCGCGCCACGGCCGACATCTCCGCCGCCATCGACCGCGTGCTCGGCGGCGACCTCTACCTCAGCGACAACCTATCGGACAAGCTCGTGCGCCAGGCCATCACCGGCGAGTCGGGGCCGGACTCGGCGGGCGTGGCGCAGCTCTCGGACCGCGAGCTCGAAGTGCTCCAACTCCTCGGCCAGGGCGTTCCCACGCGCGAGGTGGCCGACCGGCTGAACCTCAGCGTGAAGACGATCGAGTCGTACCGCGCGAACATCAAGCGGAAGCTGGAACTCAACAACGCGACGGAGCTCATGCAGTACGCCGTGAAGTGGGTCCAGACGTCGGGCGACATCTAG
- a CDS encoding PAS domain-containing protein, which yields MGTTTHALHHPSYTLSLVDQKGNVQYQSSAVEALLGYKPEEMAGSAWFSFVHTDDASPVQSQFDEMVNRGSEQARWILRFRAARGGWQPVEVRARNLLADPDVRGVLLSLRAVGTRPVTREEVRT from the coding sequence ATGGGTACCACCACGCACGCGCTCCACCACCCGTCGTACACGCTCTCCCTCGTCGATCAGAAGGGGAACGTGCAGTACCAGAGCTCCGCCGTTGAGGCCCTACTCGGGTACAAGCCCGAAGAGATGGCTGGCTCGGCCTGGTTCTCTTTCGTGCATACGGACGATGCCTCGCCCGTCCAGAGCCAGTTCGACGAGATGGTGAACCGGGGCAGCGAACAGGCCCGCTGGATCCTGCGCTTCCGCGCGGCGCGCGGCGGGTGGCAGCCCGTCGAAGTCCGCGCGCGCAACCTCCTCGCCGACCCCGACGTGCGGGGCGTGCTGCTCAGCCTCCGCGCCGTCGGCACACGGCCCGTAACCCGAGAGGAGGTGCGCACATGA